Proteins encoded within one genomic window of Pseudalkalibacillus sp. SCS-8:
- a CDS encoding amidohydrolase, with the protein MALIIDNVRLYRPNRKDDPEQIHHILIEDGKISEIREGRSAEQGEHVYDADQRTIMISITDSHLHLLRYGLMKTELDLRGVTSWEDLKKEVREYYPYMEEHDWIIGRGLEDDDFTDLDHPLTAKDLDEIHLEKPMFFMHRDGHECVVNQTVLDKVKEEEEFLEKVPEDFVEKDENGEWNGRFKDTAVHYIKRHFRARPKDEAKDAIEAAVPYLLRNGITSVHTDDLNFIKDYKILMESYQELEDEGKLPVDVYLHYYIFQKEDLEHFLDEFDLRTGEGSEKVKVGAIKIFLDGTQRLHTAAMRMPYKDNPDTAGDLVYSQDDLNAIVRLASENGMQVAMHALGDRATEQAIEALEQPEVDVDKLKHRIIHAQTLGPDLLDRLRDLKPYLEVQPSFLMDEYDQKAKWVGEDLAPFCDAFGSLEKNNIPYTLSSDAPIGDLNPFVSVFAAVNRTDLNHEPEGGWVPSEKLTVDQSFEAFTYTPRLLEYTEKIKGRLEEGYNADFLLLSKHPKLADEKDLHNIRVEQVWVKGKRVYAGETATV; encoded by the coding sequence ATGGCTTTGATTATTGATAACGTTCGACTATATCGACCAAACAGGAAAGATGACCCCGAGCAAATTCATCATATCCTCATCGAAGATGGAAAAATATCAGAGATAAGGGAAGGTCGTTCTGCGGAACAAGGGGAGCACGTTTATGATGCGGATCAACGTACAATCATGATAAGTATCACAGATTCCCACTTGCATCTCCTCCGATATGGTCTGATGAAGACTGAACTGGATTTAAGAGGCGTTACTTCCTGGGAAGATTTGAAGAAAGAAGTGCGCGAATATTACCCATACATGGAAGAACACGATTGGATCATCGGCCGAGGTTTAGAGGATGACGATTTCACCGATCTGGATCATCCTTTGACGGCAAAGGATTTGGATGAAATCCATCTGGAAAAACCGATGTTCTTCATGCATCGGGATGGACATGAATGTGTCGTCAATCAAACGGTTCTAGATAAGGTGAAAGAGGAAGAGGAGTTTCTTGAAAAGGTGCCGGAGGATTTCGTTGAAAAGGATGAAAACGGTGAATGGAACGGAAGATTCAAAGACACAGCCGTCCATTACATCAAACGACATTTCCGTGCTAGACCGAAGGATGAAGCGAAGGATGCAATCGAGGCAGCTGTCCCATATTTGTTGAGAAATGGGATCACCTCAGTCCATACAGATGACCTGAACTTCATCAAAGATTATAAAATCTTGATGGAAAGCTACCAAGAGCTTGAGGATGAAGGGAAGCTCCCTGTCGATGTTTATCTACATTACTACATTTTCCAAAAAGAGGACTTGGAACATTTCCTAGATGAATTCGACCTTCGGACAGGTGAGGGAAGTGAGAAGGTGAAGGTCGGAGCGATCAAGATTTTCCTTGATGGGACACAAAGGCTACACACTGCGGCGATGCGGATGCCTTATAAAGACAACCCTGACACGGCAGGGGATCTTGTCTACTCTCAAGATGACCTCAATGCCATTGTTCGACTGGCATCTGAAAATGGCATGCAAGTTGCCATGCATGCATTAGGTGACAGGGCGACGGAGCAAGCTATCGAGGCTCTTGAACAGCCTGAGGTTGATGTCGATAAACTTAAACATCGTATTATCCATGCACAAACGTTAGGGCCGGATCTTCTCGATCGTTTGCGTGACCTTAAACCATATCTTGAAGTGCAGCCATCATTCTTGATGGATGAGTATGACCAAAAGGCCAAATGGGTAGGTGAGGATCTAGCACCATTCTGTGATGCATTCGGGTCATTGGAAAAGAACAACATCCCATATACGTTAAGCTCTGATGCGCCAATAGGTGACTTGAATCCATTCGTTTCCGTCTTTGCTGCTGTCAATCGGACGGATTTGAATCATGAACCTGAAGGAGGATGGGTACCATCAGAAAAGCTGACCGTCGATCAATCCTTTGAAGCTTTTACGTACACTCCACGTTTATTGGAATATACGGAAAAAATAAAAGGACGGCTAGAGGAAGGGTATAACGCTGATTTCTTGCTCCTTTCAAAGCACCCGAAATTAGCAGACGAAAAAGACCTGCACAACATTCGTGTTGAACAAGTATGGGTAAAAGGCAAGCGGGTCTATGCTGGAGAAACTGCAACAGTTTGA
- a CDS encoding Ku protein, which translates to MHTMWKGSISFGLVTIPIKLFAATENKDIKMRQLHKEDHSPIKYEKKCTACEETLEQKDIVKAYEYEPNKFVELEKDELEALAKEQTKSIEIMDFVHLSEVDPIYFDRSYFIGPGENGAKPYSLLKTAMEESGKIGIAKVMIRSKQHLAVVRVYDKGLLLETIHFPDEVRNIDLVPEIPEEIDLNEKELKMAVQLIEQLTTEFDPENYKDDYREALMEAIQSKVKGEQIKVAKQRPKADVVDLMDALQASIDDTKPKKKKKKTTTRKKKASSE; encoded by the coding sequence ATGCACACAATGTGGAAAGGCTCGATCAGCTTCGGTTTGGTGACCATCCCCATCAAACTGTTTGCAGCTACAGAAAACAAGGACATTAAAATGAGACAGCTCCATAAAGAGGATCATAGTCCGATCAAATATGAGAAAAAATGTACAGCATGTGAGGAAACGTTAGAACAGAAAGATATCGTCAAAGCCTACGAATATGAACCAAACAAATTCGTCGAGTTAGAGAAGGATGAACTGGAAGCCTTGGCAAAAGAACAAACCAAATCAATTGAAATCATGGATTTCGTCCACCTATCCGAAGTCGATCCGATTTATTTCGATCGCTCCTATTTCATTGGTCCAGGTGAAAATGGCGCAAAGCCGTACAGTTTATTGAAAACGGCTATGGAAGAGTCAGGGAAAATCGGAATAGCAAAAGTCATGATTCGCTCCAAACAGCATCTAGCAGTCGTACGTGTGTATGATAAAGGACTGCTTCTTGAAACGATCCACTTCCCTGATGAAGTGCGGAACATTGATCTTGTCCCTGAAATCCCGGAAGAGATCGATTTGAACGAAAAAGAATTGAAGATGGCGGTCCAATTGATTGAGCAATTGACAACGGAATTCGACCCCGAAAACTATAAGGATGATTATCGTGAAGCCTTGATGGAAGCAATTCAAAGCAAGGTGAAAGGCGAACAAATCAAGGTCGCCAAACAGCGTCCGAAAGCCGATGTCGTTGACCTAATGGATGCCCTGCAGGCAAGTATTGATGATACGAAACCAAAAAAGAAAAAGAAGAAAACCACGACACGGAAGAAAAAAGCGAGCAGTGAATGA
- a CDS encoding SDR family oxidoreductase, producing MLQQFLYSPHQEKPTGQPPQHQDHQPGTESEMVPTPQTEDTYYKGSGKLKGKKAIITGGDSGIGKAVAILYAKEGADVAVLYLNEHEDANETKRQVEEEGQRCLLISGDIGDQQFCQNAVQQVMAEFGAIDILVNNAAEQHPKNGIEEIDQEQLERTFRTNIFSCFYMSKAVLPHLKSGSTIINTTSVTAYKGNDHLIDYSCTKGAMVAFTRSLSENLISRGIRVNGVAPGPIWTPLIPSTFDAQHVGEFGKNTPMGRPGQPDEVAPSYVFLASDDASYISGQMIHVNGGIIVNS from the coding sequence ATGCTTCAACAATTCCTTTATTCACCTCATCAAGAAAAACCAACCGGACAACCTCCTCAACATCAGGATCATCAGCCCGGTACAGAATCTGAAATGGTGCCTACTCCTCAAACCGAAGATACCTATTATAAGGGTAGTGGGAAGCTCAAAGGCAAGAAAGCGATCATTACTGGTGGAGACAGCGGCATCGGGAAAGCGGTAGCCATCTTGTACGCCAAGGAAGGCGCAGATGTTGCGGTCCTCTATCTGAATGAGCATGAGGATGCGAATGAAACGAAGCGTCAGGTCGAGGAAGAAGGTCAGCGTTGCTTACTGATCTCTGGTGATATCGGGGATCAGCAGTTTTGTCAGAATGCCGTTCAACAAGTCATGGCGGAGTTTGGTGCGATTGACATCCTTGTGAACAATGCAGCGGAACAGCATCCTAAGAATGGCATTGAAGAAATCGACCAGGAACAGCTGGAGCGAACGTTCAGGACGAATATCTTTTCATGCTTTTACATGTCGAAAGCCGTTCTCCCTCATCTGAAGAGCGGAAGCACAATCATCAACACAACCTCGGTGACAGCCTATAAAGGGAATGATCATCTTATCGATTACTCTTGTACGAAAGGGGCTATGGTCGCCTTTACAAGATCATTATCTGAAAACCTCATTTCGAGAGGAATCCGAGTCAACGGTGTTGCACCCGGTCCAATCTGGACACCATTGATCCCTTCCACTTTCGATGCGCAACATGTCGGAGAGTTCGGAAAAAATACGCCGATGGGACGTCCTGGACAGCCTGATGAAGTTGCACCGAGTTATGTATTCCTCGCCTCAGATGACGCCAGCTATATATCGGGACAAATGATCCACGTCAACGGTGGAATTATCGTAAATAGTTAA